From the Malus domestica chromosome 17, GDT2T_hap1 genome, one window contains:
- the LOC103405584 gene encoding chaperone protein dnaJ 8, chloroplastic, with the protein MACVGAGLIGGSGSSWNLLKDNKARRKKMVNDKRGMVSCVASSSVMDPYRTLKIQPGASESEVRKAFRQLALKYHPDVCRGNNCRVQFHQINEAYDIVMSDLRGETTTTTPSQIYETYDEGDDEPMRGMNDPDWDMWEEWMGWEGAGIRDYTSHINPYI; encoded by the exons ATGGCTTGCGTTGGAGCTGGTTTGATCGGGGGCAGTGGGTCGTCCTGGAATCTGTTGAAGGATAATAAGgcgaggaggaagaagatggtgAATGATAAGAGGGGGATGGTTTCTTGTGTTGCTTCATCTTCTGTGATGGATCCTTACCGGACCTTGAAGATTCAACCTGGTGCCTCTGAATCTGAGGTCAGGAAGGCTTTTAGACAACTTGCCTTGAag TATCATCCAGATGTATGCAGAGGAAACAATTGTAGAGTTCAGTTTCACCAGATCAACGAAGCCTATGAT ATTGTAATGAGCGATTTGAGAGGAGAAACGACGACGACGACTCCATCGCAGATATATGAGACGTACGACGAGGGGGATGACGAGCCGATGAGGGGAATGAACGATCCAGATTGGGACATGtgggaggaatggatgggatgGGAAGGAGCTGGAATTAGGGACTACACATCTCACATTAATCCTTATATTTGA